A portion of the Hylaeus volcanicus isolate JK05 unplaced genomic scaffold, UHH_iyHylVolc1.0_haploid 12237, whole genome shotgun sequence genome contains these proteins:
- the LOC128884196 gene encoding uncharacterized protein LOC128884196 isoform X2, translating to MELKFQSNNPLNTNASSNFLTMGERSKTCKTTFCSKCSSQHLLTATVEPVTQQEAILARYDTKGFRVSSVMPFDIYTECGSCSQSLLCQNVLARVCRKIQCSSCFRTSHFFFESIHVDDAIPCPILPRHFKQHSKIKPEVLSIKINTPLPLNGACQHYKKSFRWLRFPCCGKVFPCDLCHNANTDHKCEWANRMICGHCSREQQYSNKPCVCGGSLQQGKSSHWEGGKGCRNTVLMNRHDSKKYKGLTKTKPKP from the exons atggaattaaaatttcaatcaaataatCCATTGAATACAAACGCATCCTCCAATTTCTTAACGATGGGAGAACGTTCGAAAACATGCAAAACAACATTTTGTTCCAAATGTTCATCCCAACATTTACTAACAGCAACTGTTGAACCCGTAACACAACAAGAAGCTATTTTGGCTCGGTATGATACAAAAGGATTTCGAGTTTCAAGTGTTATGCCTTTTGATATTTACACGGAATGTGGTTCTTGCTCCCAATCCCTACTATGTCAAAACGTTTTAGCAA gAGTTTGTCGTAAAATTCAATGTTCATCGTGTTTTCGCACGTCCCATTTCTTCTTTGAGTCCATTCACGTAGACGATGCAATTCCATGTCCCATATTACCAAGACATTTTAAACAACactc TAAAATCAAACCGGAAGTTTTATCCATTAAAATCAATACACCCTTACCACTTAATGGCGCGTGTCAGCattataaaaaatcatttcgttGGTTACGCTTTCCTTGTTGTGGAAAG GTATTTCCGTGCGATTTATGTCATAATGCAAATACAGATCATAAATGTGAATGGGCGAACCGGATGATTTGTGGTCACTGTAGTCGAGAGCAACAGTACTCCAATAAACCATGTGTTTGTGGGGGAAGTTTACAACAAGGAAAATCTTCTCATTGGGAG GGAGGGAAAGGATGTCGAAACACTGTTTTAATGAATCGTCACGATTCTAAAAAgtataaagggttaacaaaaacaaaacctAAGCcctaa
- the LOC128883730 gene encoding polypeptide N-acetylgalactosaminyltransferase 14-like — MKPHIKILTFFLVLIIFFWGILQVSLFFYTFNLTHKGLSGSNAFNREIIYKIKSKDDFAEIDESVHQRTSHEETSQWNVVPNFLEKYSQYNISLNKSTAFGPDELNVLAWTFMSDEKVFPYYFNKTEMVKWFPSEIPLNDLDTFLKKKKKTLPFFNQYMNTLAVFPYIDQFHFHGAIGLSHKTFKPMFSPENTSRQSNQSFYQISNMTPIERDVPDHRSNTCKLEQYSIQNLTYASVVISIVNQPISMILRTIHSILNRTPPPLLGEIIIVTTGMFSTLYNSVDFLEEYTRSLPKVKYMSSLHRKNKFFGRRNAFHLAVSPIVVFIDPGVEVGHQWLEPILYTLHHNPRSLVFPQIQHISKKTFSFLKTKYHQCSYRLGWNLRSFPEMLEQLPETKTINSSISSETVYAMNKQWFDILGNFDINKEYFSNEHIELSIRSWECRGSVVCVPCSVVYSTAPENDFENDPMEESIDRSSRREISQIWLDEFKVITDRLITETNMFPILTVPSERSGVKTVFDSKKNLKCHDFQWFIKNIAPYLKISSLDDLKFLGFIKHHDSPSYCLTVNSLKPKSALFVAPCKEGNTHQMFFSLKESYSAHIHLLSDPTLCVSKGIILQPCSKVKAMWKIDDKLQFVPSHVQRIRIPSCLAANPELSSLVKLASCSSANSWIIPYWNISF; from the exons atgaagcctcatatcaaaatattaacattttttcttgttttaataatttttttttggggtATTCTACAGGTTTCCTTATTCTTTTACACTTTTAACTTAACACACAAAGGTCTTTCAGGGAGTAATGCGTTTAACcgtgaaattatatataagaTCAAATCCAAAGATGACTTTGCAGAAATCGATGAAAGTGTTCATCAACGTACATCACATGAAGAAACAAGTCAGTGGAATGTTGTAccaaattttttagaaaagtatTCTCAATATAACATATCGTTGAATAAGTCAACTGCATTCGGACCAGATGAATTAAATGTACTAGCATGGACATTCATGTCGGACGAAAAAGTTTTtccttattattttaataaaactgagATGGTGAAATGGTTTCCATCAGAAATACCTCTTAATGATCTTGatacgtttttaaaaaaaaaaaaaaaaactcttcctttttttaacCAGTATATGAATACTCTGGCAGTCTTTCCTTATATAGATCAGTTTCATTTCCATGGGGCTATTGGCCTTTCCCATAAAACATTCAAACCAATGTTTTCTCCCGAAAACACTTCTCGGCAAAGTAATCAAAGTTTTTATCAGATTTCAAACATGACTCCTATAGAACGCGACGTACCAGATCATAG GTCGAACACATGCAAATTGGAGCAATAttccatacaaaatttaacttACGCATCTGTTGTTATCTCTATTGTCAATCAGCCTATTTCAATGATACTTCGCACAATTCATTCAATATTAAACAGAACTCCACCACCATTATTGggtgaaattattatcgttactaCAGGCATGTTTAGCACTCTTTATAACAGTGTTGATTTTTTAGAAGAGTATACACGCAGTCTTCCTAAAGTCAAATAT ATGAGTTCATTACACagaaaaaataagttttttggCCGTCGTAATGCGTTTCATTTAGCCGTTTCTCCAATCGTTGTTTTTATCGATCCTGGTGTCgaa GTAGGACACCAATGGCTTGAGCcgattttatatacattacatCATAACCCGCGTAGTCTTGTTTTTCCTCAAATACAACACATTAGTAAAAAaacgttttcctttttaaaaacaaaatatcatcA GTGTTCTTATCGGTTGGGATGGAATCTGAGGTCGTTTCCTGAGATGCTTGAACAGCTACCcgaaacgaaaactattaattcatCTATATCTTCAGAAACTGTTTATGCAATGAACAAACAATGGTTCGATATTTTGggaaattttgatattaataaagaGTACTTTTCCAATGAACATATTGAACTGTCAATACGCTCATGGGAATGTAGAGGATCTGTAGTATGTGTTCCTTGTTCTGTAGTGTATTCAACTGCACCAGAAAa TGATTTCGAGAATGATCCAATGGAAGAAAGCATTGATAGATCAAGCCGCCGagaaatttctcaaatttgGCTCGACGAATTTAAAGTTATAACGGATCGACTGATTACTGAGACAAATATGTTTCCGATTCTTACTGTACCAAGTGAAAGAAGTGGCGTTAAAACG GTTTTTGATAGCAAAAAGAATCTGAAATGTCATGATTTTCAAtggttcattaaaaatattgcaccatatttaaaaatttctagcCTGGATGATTTGAAATTCTTGGGTTTTATAAAACACCATGATTCGCCGTCTTATTGTTTGACAGTCAATTCGTTAAAACCCAAAAGTGCTCTATTCGTTGCGCCATGCAAAGAGGGTAACACTcatcaaatgtttttttctttaaaaga aagcTATTCAGCgcatattcatttattaagtGATCCAACTTTATGTGTATCCAAAGGAATTATTTTGCAGCCATGTTCTAAAGTCAAAGCTATGTGGAAGATTGATgacaaattacaatttgtccCTTCACATGTCCAACGCATACGTATCCCTTCATGCCTAGCAGCGAACCCTGAG
- the LOC128884196 gene encoding uncharacterized protein LOC128884196 isoform X1, whose translation MTSHHDYVTIDYNSLDFCNEIEHLRSHYSAVITNPYEKSFETKNTLSFLCTLVLKPHPSSLQQCWPYGVLYELTYSYNLLPNSNFVTPQTFCRLSALYDNYYITVDLNCKETLLKNSFLNHSSFLFYSALQHVSNSTICVYEALQHFHKQMDKVFEIFQKQEPNQYSLFMEKNSSLCVASVKWTQEEQKRLEEALACYTSIQDSKVKWKAVSDYVSQHSSYRSPKQCAQQFIECRELLQIKKKCVLKETIKEDIVKCQDSLTKCIILQQMEMKDVFLLYISVLRVQGICVKCHKPCDMELKFQSNNPLNTNASSNFLTMGERSKTCKTTFCSKCSSQHLLTATVEPVTQQEAILARYDTKGFRVSSVMPFDIYTECGSCSQSLLCQNVLARVCRKIQCSSCFRTSHFFFESIHVDDAIPCPILPRHFKQHSKIKPEVLSIKINTPLPLNGACQHYKKSFRWLRFPCCGKVFPCDLCHNANTDHKCEWANRMICGHCSREQQYSNKPCVCGGSLQQGKSSHWEGGKGCRNTVLMNRHDSKKYKGLTKTKPKP comes from the exons ATGACTTCTCATCACGACTACGTCACAATTGATTATAACTCACTCGATTTTTGTAACGAAATCGAGCATTTACGTTCGCATTATTCTGCAGTCATAACTAATCCGTATGAAAAAtcttttgaaacaaaaaacacactttcttttttatgtacGCTTGTGTTAAAACCACACCCGTCATCTTTACAACAATGTTGGCCTTATGGTGTCCTGTATGAGCTAACATATTCGTATAATTTGCTACCAAATAGTAATTTTGTGACTCCTCAAACTTTTTGTCGTTTATCAGCTCTCTATGATAACTATTATATTACCGttgatttaaattgtaaagaaacccttttaaaaaattcatttttaaaccattcaagttttcttttttattctgcATTACAACATGTTTCCAATTCAACAATATGCGTCTATGAAGCCCTACAACACTTTCATAAACAAATGGATAaagtgtttgaaatatttcaaaagcaGGAACCAAATcaatattcgttatttatggaaaaaaattcgTCTTTATGTGTTGCTTCAGTTAAGTGGACTCAAGAAGAACAAAAAAG GTTAGAAGAGGCCTTAGCTTGTTATACTTCTATTCAGGATAGTAAAGTGAAATGGAAAGCAGTATCAGATTATGTATCTCAACATTCATCTTATCGTTCGCCAAAACAATGCGCTCAACAGTTTATTGAATGCCGTGAATtgcttcaaataaaaaaaaaatgtgttctaaaagaaacaataaaagaagATATTGTCAAGTGTCAAGACTCCTTAactaaatgtataattttacaacaaatggaaatgaaggatgtttttttattatatatttctgtattacG cGTTCAAGGAATATGTGTTAAATGTCATAAACCTTGCGatatggaattaaaatttcaatcaaataatCCATTGAATACAAACGCATCCTCCAATTTCTTAACGATGGGAGAACGTTCGAAAACATGCAAAACAACATTTTGTTCCAAATGTTCATCCCAACATTTACTAACAGCAACTGTTGAACCCGTAACACAACAAGAAGCTATTTTGGCTCGGTATGATACAAAAGGATTTCGAGTTTCAAGTGTTATGCCTTTTGATATTTACACGGAATGTGGTTCTTGCTCCCAATCCCTACTATGTCAAAACGTTTTAGCAA gAGTTTGTCGTAAAATTCAATGTTCATCGTGTTTTCGCACGTCCCATTTCTTCTTTGAGTCCATTCACGTAGACGATGCAATTCCATGTCCCATATTACCAAGACATTTTAAACAACactc TAAAATCAAACCGGAAGTTTTATCCATTAAAATCAATACACCCTTACCACTTAATGGCGCGTGTCAGCattataaaaaatcatttcgttGGTTACGCTTTCCTTGTTGTGGAAAG GTATTTCCGTGCGATTTATGTCATAATGCAAATACAGATCATAAATGTGAATGGGCGAACCGGATGATTTGTGGTCACTGTAGTCGAGAGCAACAGTACTCCAATAAACCATGTGTTTGTGGGGGAAGTTTACAACAAGGAAAATCTTCTCATTGGGAG GGAGGGAAAGGATGTCGAAACACTGTTTTAATGAATCGTCACGATTCTAAAAAgtataaagggttaacaaaaacaaaacctAAGCcctaa
- the LOC128884196 gene encoding ER lumen protein-retaining receptor-like isoform X3, which produces MNIFRFIGDLLHVLITLLLLWKLKKSKNCIGISCRMQEVYLIVFLTRYVDLFWSFVSIYNTCMKIILITTTAYLIYLMRFQAPTNQTYDRHADRFQYLYYLVIPSAILAVAWPSRYHLVDILWTFSIWLESGAILPQLVLLQQLREVENLTSHYVATMGLYRLFYVLNWIYRYKTEKFYHPVAWVAGAVQVALYLDFFYYYIISRLQGSKLVLPVVNTGI; this is translated from the exons atgaatatttttcgattcaTCGGAGATTTACTTCatgttttaattactttacttttattatggaaattaaagaaaagtaaaaattgtatag GCATTTCTTGTCGAATGCAAGAGGTTTATTTGATAGTTTTCCTCACACGTTACGTTGATTTGTTTTGGAGTTTCGTTTCCATTTACAACacct GTATGAAAATCATTCTTATAACAACAACAGCCTATCTTATCTACTTAATGCGATTTCAAGCGccta CTAATCAGACCTATGATCGCCACGCAGATAGATTTCAATATCTCTATTATTTAGTCATACCTTCTGCTATTTTAGCAGTGGCTTGGCCTTCTCGTTATCATCTTGTCGAT ATATTATGGACTTTCTCCATTTGGCTTGAAAGCGGAGCTATCCTTCCTCAATTGGTTCTCTTACAACAACTTAGAGAA GTTGAAAATTTAACTTCTCATTATGTCGCAACAATGGGATTATATCGACTTTTTTATGTTCTTAATTGg ATTTATCGttataaaactgaaaaattttaTCATCCCGTTGCGTgg gTGGCAGGAGCCGTTCAAGTCGCTCTATATTtagactttttttattattatattataagcCGGTTGCAAGGAAGCAAATTAGTATTACCAGTTGTTAATACAGGAATctag